A genomic segment from Pseudomonas sp. S09G 359 encodes:
- a CDS encoding DUF4879 domain-containing protein, whose translation MKKANAWSLALIPCVSLWLAAAPAWGATAPALSEVRVFKVESARCAETIPERVQSTQMCTHRGPTKVSVMEVGLGNNPVGLFNGAVLNGQRTPVCQVGNISEACNGAGTLMGYIYVFDLNVADQGWFEYSNSSINPPRNTLKTLLNIR comes from the coding sequence ATGAAAAAAGCCAACGCGTGGAGTCTAGCTCTGATCCCTTGTGTCAGCCTGTGGCTCGCTGCGGCACCGGCATGGGGCGCGACTGCACCGGCCTTGAGCGAGGTGCGCGTGTTCAAGGTCGAATCGGCCCGTTGCGCTGAAACCATCCCCGAGCGCGTGCAAAGCACCCAGATGTGTACCCACCGCGGGCCCACCAAGGTCTCGGTGATGGAAGTCGGCCTGGGCAATAACCCTGTAGGCCTTTTCAACGGTGCGGTACTCAATGGCCAGCGCACACCGGTGTGTCAGGTCGGGAATATCAGCGAGGCCTGCAATGGTGCGGGCACCTTGATGGGCTACATCTATGTGTTTGACCTTAACGTGGCCGACCAGGGCTGGTTCGAATACAGCAACTCCTCGATCAACCCGCCGCGAAACACCCTGAAGACCCTGCTCAATATCCGCTGA
- a CDS encoding xanthine dehydrogenase family protein molybdopterin-binding subunit → MTAIGKPLDRVDGLLKVTGQARYAGEFPEAGLLHGSVVSSTIAKGRVLRIDASQALALPGVVAVIDHRNRPQIASYDDAFADADAADGSPFRPLYNDRVLYSGQPLALVVADNLELARHAGSLVSIEYETEGFETDLIAQQAQAHPSPQTPPKPRGNFQAEWAAAAVSLDLHYSTPIEHHNPMEPHASTVLFQPDGTLHIHDKTQGPQNCQAYVQKVFGLDKSQVRIFAAFVGGAFGSGLRPQYQLPLAVMASLALKRSVRVTLTRQQMFTFGYRPRTLQRLQMGAAADGRLLALGHTAVGQTSRFEDFSEHVVEWSGMLYHCDNVQLTYKLVPLDVFTPLDMRAPGAALGVIGLECAMDELACALGMDPVQLRLINYAERNQNEDKPWSSKALRECYREGAERFGWSQRNPEPRSMRDGRQLIGWGMAGGVWEAMQMKASAKARIDAQGKLTVSSATTDIGTGTYTVMTQIAAQASGVAMADISFLLGDSSLPTAPLQGGSFTVSSVGTAVQQACEALNAKLLTIARQTYPVFQEAEAVRFENGQLHTGDVSVSLAQLVKDSGEDALEVQVDSEPDKKREGYATATHSAVFVEVQVDEDLGTIKVRRVVSAIAAGRVVNPKMARSQILGGVVWGIGMALHEETQVDHTLGRYMNHSLAEYHIPVNADIGDIDVVFVEEHDEIVNALGSKGVGEIGIVGVAAAVANAIYHATGKRVREFPITLDKVL, encoded by the coding sequence ATGACCGCCATCGGCAAACCCCTGGACCGCGTTGACGGTCTGCTCAAGGTCACCGGCCAGGCGCGTTATGCCGGTGAGTTTCCCGAGGCAGGCCTGCTGCATGGCAGCGTGGTCTCCAGCACGATCGCCAAGGGCCGCGTGCTGCGCATCGACGCCTCCCAGGCATTGGCCCTGCCGGGCGTAGTGGCCGTGATCGATCACCGCAACCGCCCCCAAATCGCCAGCTACGACGATGCCTTCGCCGATGCCGATGCGGCGGATGGCTCGCCCTTTCGCCCGCTGTATAACGATCGCGTGCTGTACAGCGGCCAGCCCCTGGCGCTGGTCGTGGCCGATAACCTGGAACTGGCACGGCACGCCGGCTCGCTGGTCAGCATCGAGTACGAAACCGAAGGCTTCGAGACCGATTTAATCGCCCAGCAGGCGCAGGCGCACCCGTCGCCGCAAACCCCGCCGAAGCCGCGCGGTAACTTCCAGGCCGAATGGGCCGCCGCCGCCGTCAGCCTCGATCTGCACTACAGCACCCCCATCGAACACCACAACCCGATGGAACCCCACGCCAGTACGGTGCTGTTTCAACCGGACGGCACGCTGCATATCCACGACAAGACCCAAGGCCCGCAGAACTGCCAGGCCTATGTGCAAAAAGTCTTCGGCCTGGATAAAAGCCAGGTGCGCATTTTTGCTGCGTTCGTCGGCGGGGCTTTCGGTTCCGGGCTGCGCCCGCAGTATCAATTGCCGCTGGCGGTGATGGCTTCCCTGGCACTCAAGCGCTCGGTGCGCGTCACGCTCACCCGCCAGCAGATGTTCACCTTCGGTTATCGCCCGCGCACTTTGCAGCGCTTGCAGATGGGCGCGGCGGCCGATGGTCGGCTGCTCGCGTTGGGGCACACCGCCGTCGGCCAGACTTCGCGTTTCGAGGATTTCAGCGAACACGTGGTGGAATGGAGCGGCATGCTCTATCACTGCGACAACGTGCAGTTGACCTACAAACTGGTGCCGCTGGACGTATTCACCCCGCTGGATATGCGCGCGCCGGGCGCCGCCCTGGGCGTGATCGGCCTGGAGTGCGCCATGGATGAATTGGCCTGCGCGCTGGGCATGGACCCGGTGCAACTGCGGCTGATCAACTATGCCGAGCGCAACCAGAACGAAGACAAGCCCTGGTCCAGCAAAGCCCTGCGCGAGTGTTATCGCGAAGGCGCCGAGCGTTTTGGCTGGAGTCAGCGCAACCCGGAACCGCGCAGCATGCGCGATGGCCGCCAGTTGATTGGCTGGGGCATGGCCGGCGGTGTCTGGGAAGCCATGCAAATGAAGGCCAGCGCCAAGGCCCGCATCGATGCGCAAGGCAAGCTGACGGTCAGCAGCGCCACCACCGATATCGGCACCGGCACCTACACGGTCATGACCCAGATTGCCGCGCAGGCCAGCGGCGTGGCGATGGCCGACATCAGCTTTTTACTCGGCGACTCGTCCTTACCCACCGCGCCGCTGCAGGGCGGCTCTTTTACCGTGTCGTCGGTGGGCACTGCCGTGCAGCAAGCCTGCGAAGCCTTGAATGCCAAGTTGCTGACCATCGCCCGGCAGACGTATCCGGTATTCCAGGAGGCTGAAGCCGTGCGTTTCGAAAACGGCCAGTTGCATACCGGTGATGTGAGCGTGTCGTTGGCGCAACTGGTCAAGGACAGTGGCGAAGACGCTTTGGAGGTGCAGGTCGACAGCGAGCCCGACAAAAAGCGTGAAGGCTATGCCACGGCCACCCATTCGGCGGTGTTTGTGGAGGTTCAGGTAGATGAGGACCTGGGCACGATCAAGGTGCGTCGGGTCGTCAGTGCGATAGCGGCTGGGCGTGTGGTCAACCCCAAGATGGCCCGCAGCCAGATTCTCGGCGGCGTGGTCTGGGGCATCGGCATGGCCCTGCATGAAGAAACCCAGGTCGACCATACGCTAGGGCGTTACATGAACCACAGCCTGGCCGAGTACCACATCCCGGTAAATGCCGATATCGGCGACATTGATGTGGTGTTCGTCGAAGAACACGACGAGATCGTCAACGCCCTTGGGTCCAAGGGCGTGGGGGAGATTGGCATTGTCGGCGTGGCGGCGGCGGTGGCGAATGCGATTTACCATGCCACCGGCAAGCGGGTGCGGGAGTTTCCGATCACCTTGGATAAGGTGTTGTAA
- a CDS encoding DUF2474 domain-containing protein gives MSGKPTLHEIEQAEKQPLWRRLGWLAMIWTGSVLALFVVASLMRMFMNAAGLTTH, from the coding sequence ATGTCCGGCAAACCTACGTTGCACGAGATCGAACAGGCCGAAAAGCAGCCGTTGTGGCGGCGCCTGGGGTGGCTGGCGATGATCTGGACCGGCAGTGTGCTGGCCCTGTTTGTCGTGGCCAGCCTGATGCGCATGTTTATGAATGCGGCCGGCCTGACCACTCACTGA
- a CDS encoding xanthine dehydrogenase family protein subunit M, with the protein MNPFHYSKPTDVHDAVHLSSAASRFIAGGTNLLDLMKENISRPEHLIDITGLPLHQIEATAEGGLRIGALVSNADLAWHPLIEQRYPLLSQAILAGASPQLRNMASTGGNLLQRTRCYYFYDAAVPCNKREPGSGCPARTGLNRIHAILGASEQCVATHPSDMCVALAALEARVHVEGRGGARIIEFADFHRLPGDAPQRDNQLADDELITAIELPADHLARHSHYLKIRDRASYAFALVSVAAALELDGDRIVDARLALGGVAHKPWRDRAVEASLIGQAVSRETFSNAADALLQDAEALEHNGFKIKLARRAIIRALSDAAVAGEQP; encoded by the coding sequence ATGAACCCCTTCCATTACAGTAAGCCCACCGATGTACATGATGCGGTGCACCTGAGCAGCGCGGCGTCGCGCTTTATCGCCGGTGGCACCAACTTGCTGGACTTGATGAAAGAAAACATCAGCCGCCCCGAACACCTGATCGATATCACCGGCCTGCCGCTGCATCAGATCGAAGCAACCGCCGAGGGCGGCCTGCGCATCGGTGCACTGGTCAGCAACGCCGACCTGGCCTGGCACCCGTTGATCGAACAGCGTTACCCGTTGCTGTCCCAGGCCATCCTGGCCGGCGCCTCGCCGCAACTGCGCAACATGGCCAGCACCGGCGGCAATCTGCTGCAGCGCACCCGTTGCTACTACTTCTATGACGCCGCCGTGCCGTGCAACAAACGCGAGCCCGGCAGCGGCTGCCCGGCGCGTACCGGGTTGAACCGTATCCACGCCATCCTCGGCGCCAGCGAACAGTGCGTGGCCACGCACCCGTCGGACATGTGCGTGGCCTTGGCCGCCTTGGAGGCACGGGTGCACGTGGAAGGGCGTGGCGGCGCACGCATCATTGAGTTTGCCGACTTCCACCGCCTGCCCGGCGATGCGCCACAGCGCGACAACCAATTGGCCGACGATGAGCTGATCACCGCCATTGAATTGCCTGCCGACCACCTGGCGCGCCACAGCCACTACTTGAAAATCCGCGACCGTGCGTCCTACGCGTTCGCCTTGGTGTCCGTTGCCGCCGCCCTCGAATTGGACGGTGACAGGATTGTCGACGCACGCCTGGCCCTCGGCGGCGTAGCACACAAACCCTGGCGTGACCGCGCGGTGGAAGCCTCGCTGATCGGCCAGGCGGTGAGCCGCGAAACCTTCAGCAACGCCGCCGACGCCTTGCTGCAAGACGCAGAAGCCCTGGAGCACAACGGCTTCAAGATCAAGCTGGCGCGTCGCGCGATCATTCGCGCGCTTAGCGATGCCGCTGTCGCAGGAGAACAACCATGA
- a CDS encoding methyltransferase encodes MPLLDSPFAQLDLIRQPEQHNDPLQAFDAADEYLLSHLAEQQPSATTRVLVLNDSFGALAASLQGHAQVTSSGDSFLAAQGLEKNLVRNGKAFDAVPFIPASQVPAGPFDRVLIRVPKTLALLEEQLIRLQGQLAPSAEVIAGAMVKHLPRAAGELLERYIGPMQASLAVKKARLLIATVEDRPTAVSPYPTRYTLDAPAIELLNHANVFCRESLDIGTRAFLPHLPKNLGSARVADLGCGNGVLAIASALHNPDAQYTLVDESYMAVQSALENWQAALGARDVSVRAADGLAGQEPDSLDVVLCNPPFHQQQVVGDFLAWRMFQQARAALVVGGALYIVGNRHLGYHTKLARLFRGVEQVATTPKFVILKARK; translated from the coding sequence ATGCCCCTGCTCGACAGCCCCTTCGCCCAGCTCGATCTGATCCGCCAGCCAGAGCAACATAACGATCCGCTGCAAGCCTTCGACGCCGCTGACGAGTACCTGCTCAGCCACCTCGCCGAACAGCAACCGAGCGCCACCACCCGCGTGCTGGTACTCAATGACAGCTTCGGCGCGCTGGCGGCCAGCCTGCAAGGCCATGCGCAGGTGACGTCCAGCGGCGACTCATTCCTCGCCGCCCAAGGCCTGGAAAAAAACCTGGTGCGCAACGGCAAGGCCTTTGATGCCGTGCCGTTCATCCCCGCCAGCCAGGTGCCCGCCGGCCCGTTCGACCGCGTGCTGATCCGCGTGCCCAAGACCCTGGCGTTACTCGAAGAACAACTGATTCGCCTGCAAGGCCAACTGGCGCCGAGCGCCGAGGTGATCGCGGGGGCGATGGTCAAGCACCTGCCCCGGGCAGCAGGTGAGTTGCTTGAACGCTACATCGGCCCGATGCAGGCCTCGCTGGCGGTGAAAAAAGCCCGGCTGCTGATCGCCACCGTTGAAGATCGCCCCACGGCCGTCTCGCCCTACCCGACGCGCTACACGCTGGACGCTCCCGCCATCGAACTGCTGAACCACGCCAACGTGTTCTGCCGCGAAAGCCTGGACATCGGCACCCGCGCGTTCCTGCCGCACTTGCCGAAAAACCTCGGCAGCGCACGCGTAGCCGACCTGGGTTGCGGCAACGGCGTGCTGGCGATTGCCAGCGCGCTGCACAACCCCGACGCGCAATACACCTTGGTGGACGAGTCGTACATGGCCGTGCAGTCGGCCCTGGAGAACTGGCAAGCCGCCCTCGGCGCGCGCGACGTGAGTGTGCGCGCCGCCGATGGCCTGGCGGGCCAGGAGCCCGATTCGCTGGACGTGGTGTTGTGCAACCCGCCCTTCCACCAGCAGCAGGTGGTCGGTGACTTCCTCGCCTGGCGCATGTTCCAGCAAGCCCGGGCTGCGCTGGTAGTCGGCGGCGCACTCTATATAGTCGGCAACCGCCACCTGGGTTATCACACCAAACTGGCGCGTTTGTTCCGCGGTGTCGAGCAGGTCGCCACCACGCCGAAGTTCGTCATCCTCAAGGCGCGCAAATAA
- a CDS encoding MFS transporter, whose translation MPSEPALLLRHHRPFIAFWLARIFTASGFQMLTVAIGWNLYQLTGNVLDLGLVGLVEFVPRVLFMLHTGHVADRYERRKVAAICQTVQALIALSLAIGGLTGNVTREMIFILAFLLGAARSFEMPTTQAMLPSIVPSALFPRAVASSQSAQQLATIVAPALGGLLYAFGSVWVYGPTVVLYIIACVLTLNLPARQTPLNKGKATLDSLLAGIRFIRSRPDILGAISLDLFAVLLGGATALLPVFAKDILLTGAWGLGLLRSAPAVGALLMSLWLARFSVDRHVGRVMFTAVGVFGVATIAFGLSTSFWFSLAVLVVLGAADMISMVIRASFVQLETPDEMRGRVSAVNGLFIGASNQLGEFESGITAHWFGTVPAVVMGGIGTLVVTGVWIKLFPTLANRDRMHVPVEETKV comes from the coding sequence ATGCCTAGTGAACCTGCGTTGCTGTTGCGTCACCACCGCCCTTTCATCGCGTTCTGGCTGGCACGGATCTTTACCGCCAGCGGCTTCCAGATGCTCACCGTGGCCATTGGCTGGAACCTCTACCAACTGACCGGCAATGTGCTGGACCTGGGGTTGGTCGGCCTGGTGGAATTCGTGCCTCGCGTGCTGTTCATGCTGCACACCGGGCATGTTGCCGACCGCTACGAGCGGCGCAAGGTCGCCGCCATCTGCCAGACCGTGCAGGCGTTGATCGCACTGTCCCTGGCCATCGGCGGCCTGACTGGCAACGTGACCCGCGAAATGATCTTTATCCTCGCCTTCCTGCTCGGCGCCGCGCGCTCCTTCGAGATGCCCACCACCCAGGCCATGCTGCCGAGCATCGTGCCCAGCGCCCTGTTCCCGCGGGCCGTGGCCTCGTCGCAATCGGCCCAGCAACTGGCCACCATCGTGGCCCCGGCCCTTGGCGGCTTGCTCTACGCCTTCGGCAGCGTGTGGGTGTATGGCCCGACCGTGGTGCTGTACATCATCGCCTGCGTGCTGACCCTCAACCTGCCCGCCCGCCAGACTCCACTGAACAAAGGCAAGGCCACCCTGGACTCGTTGCTGGCCGGCATCCGCTTTATTCGCAGCCGCCCGGACATCCTCGGGGCGATTTCCCTCGACCTGTTTGCGGTGCTGCTGGGCGGCGCCACGGCGCTGCTGCCGGTGTTCGCCAAGGACATCCTGCTGACCGGCGCCTGGGGCCTGGGCCTGCTGCGTTCGGCGCCGGCGGTGGGGGCGTTGTTGATGTCATTGTGGCTCGCGCGGTTCTCGGTGGACCGCCATGTAGGCCGCGTGATGTTCACCGCTGTGGGCGTATTCGGCGTGGCGACCATCGCGTTCGGCCTGTCCACGTCATTCTGGTTCTCCCTGGCGGTGCTGGTGGTGCTGGGCGCGGCGGACATGATCAGCATGGTGATCCGTGCCTCCTTCGTGCAGTTGGAAACCCCGGATGAAATGCGCGGCCGGGTCAGTGCGGTCAACGGCCTGTTTATCGGCGCGTCCAACCAACTGGGCGAGTTCGAATCGGGGATTACCGCCCACTGGTTCGGCACCGTGCCCGCCGTGGTCATGGGCGGGATCGGTACACTGGTGGTGACTGGGGTGTGGATCAAGCTGTTCCCGACGTTGGCCAACCGCGACCGCATGCATGTGCCGGTGGAAGAAACCAAGGTCTGA
- a CDS encoding cytochrome ubiquinol oxidase subunit I, which translates to MFGLEALDLARIQFAFTISFHILFPAITIGLASYLAVLEGLWLKTHNDTYRDLYHFWSKIFAVNFGMGVVSGLVMAYQFGTNWSRFSDFAGAVTGPLLTYEVLTAFFLEAGFLGVMLFGWNKVGRKLHFFSTVMVAVGTLISTFWILASNSWMQTPQGFEIIDGRVIPTDWLAVIFNPSFPYRLMHMATAAFVATAFFVGSSAAWHLLRGKDNPAIRKMLSMAMWMALIVAPIQAVIGDFHGLNTLKHQPAKIAAIEGHWENKGDEPTPLILFGWPDMKAEKTKYAVEIPYLGSLILTHSLDKQVPALKEFPPEDRPNSTIVFWSFRVMVGLGFLMIFTGLFSLWLRRGDKMYTSKPFLYLALWMGPSGLIAILAGWFTTEIGRQPWVVYGLMRTADASSGHSLAQMTITLVLFVVVYFALFGAGLGYMMRLVRKGPQTHEGSEPTHGGPGQKRTPARPLSAADDGSDDDQAHIQHKGN; encoded by the coding sequence ATGTTCGGTTTGGAGGCGCTAGATCTCGCCCGAATTCAATTCGCATTCACCATCTCGTTCCACATCCTGTTCCCGGCGATCACCATCGGCCTGGCCAGTTACCTCGCGGTGCTGGAGGGCTTGTGGCTCAAGACCCACAACGACACTTACCGTGACCTCTACCATTTCTGGTCGAAGATCTTTGCCGTCAACTTCGGCATGGGTGTGGTCTCCGGGTTGGTCATGGCCTACCAGTTCGGCACCAACTGGAGCCGCTTCTCGGACTTCGCCGGCGCCGTCACCGGGCCGCTTCTTACGTACGAAGTACTTACGGCCTTCTTCCTTGAGGCCGGTTTCCTCGGGGTGATGCTGTTCGGCTGGAACAAGGTGGGGCGCAAGCTGCACTTCTTCTCCACCGTGATGGTGGCCGTCGGTACGTTGATCTCGACGTTCTGGATTCTCGCGTCCAACAGCTGGATGCAGACGCCCCAGGGCTTTGAAATCATCGACGGGCGTGTGATCCCTACCGACTGGCTGGCAGTGATCTTCAACCCGTCCTTCCCCTACCGCCTGATGCACATGGCCACGGCGGCCTTCGTTGCCACGGCGTTTTTTGTCGGCTCCTCGGCGGCCTGGCATTTGCTGCGCGGCAAGGACAACCCGGCGATCCGCAAAATGCTGTCCATGGCAATGTGGATGGCGCTGATCGTCGCGCCTATCCAGGCGGTGATCGGTGACTTCCACGGCCTCAACACCTTGAAGCACCAGCCGGCGAAAATCGCCGCGATCGAGGGCCACTGGGAAAACAAAGGCGATGAGCCTACCCCGCTGATCCTGTTTGGCTGGCCGGATATGAAGGCCGAAAAAACCAAATACGCCGTCGAGATCCCGTACCTGGGCAGCCTGATCCTCACCCACTCCCTGGATAAACAGGTGCCGGCGCTCAAGGAGTTCCCGCCGGAGGACCGCCCTAATTCGACCATTGTGTTCTGGTCGTTCCGGGTCATGGTCGGCCTGGGCTTCCTGATGATCTTCACCGGGTTGTTCAGCCTGTGGCTGCGTCGTGGCGACAAGATGTACACGTCCAAACCGTTCCTGTACCTGGCCTTGTGGATGGGGCCGTCCGGCCTGATCGCGATTCTGGCCGGCTGGTTCACCACCGAGATCGGCCGCCAGCCGTGGGTGGTCTACGGCTTGATGCGCACGGCGGATGCGTCGTCCGGGCATAGCCTGGCGCAGATGACCATCACCCTGGTGCTGTTCGTGGTGGTGTACTTCGCGCTGTTCGGCGCGGGCTTGGGCTACATGATGCGCCTGGTGCGCAAAGGGCCTCAGACCCACGAAGGCAGCGAACCCACGCACGGTGGTCCTGGCCAGAAACGCACGCCGGCTCGGCCTTTGTCTGCGGCCGATGACGGCAGCGATGACGACCAAGCCCACATCCAGCACAAGGGGAATTGA
- a CDS encoding (2Fe-2S)-binding protein: MSATPNGAAAQPFVAHPIRLTLNGQERQLDVLPWTTLLDLLREQLDLVGSKKGCDHGQCGACTVLRDGKRVNACLTLAVMCDGAELTTIEGLANGDQLHPMQQAFINHDAFQCGYCTPGQICSAVGLANEGRAKSTAEVQELMSGNLCRCGAYSNIRDAIEDVLGGGQ, encoded by the coding sequence ATGAGCGCGACCCCCAATGGCGCGGCGGCCCAACCGTTCGTCGCCCACCCGATACGCTTGACCCTGAATGGCCAAGAACGCCAGTTGGACGTGTTGCCCTGGACCACCTTGCTCGACCTGTTGCGCGAGCAACTCGACCTGGTGGGCAGCAAAAAAGGCTGCGACCACGGCCAATGCGGCGCCTGTACCGTGTTGCGCGATGGCAAACGGGTAAACGCCTGCCTGACCCTCGCCGTGATGTGCGACGGCGCCGAACTCACCACCATCGAAGGGCTGGCCAACGGCGACCAGTTGCACCCCATGCAGCAGGCGTTTATCAATCACGACGCCTTCCAGTGCGGCTACTGCACCCCCGGCCAGATCTGCTCCGCTGTAGGCCTGGCGAATGAGGGCCGTGCGAAAAGTACTGCAGAGGTCCAGGAATTAATGAGCGGCAACCTGTGCCGCTGCGGTGCCTACAGCAACATTCGCGATGCCATCGAAGATGTGTTGGGAGGTGGGCAATGA
- the cydB gene encoding cytochrome d ubiquinol oxidase subunit II encodes MGIDLPLIWAVIIIFGIMMYVVMDGFDLGIGILFPFIPGKVDRDVMMNTVAPVWDGNETWLVLGGAALFGAFPLAYSVVLSALYLPLILMLIGLIFRGVAFEFRFKAKDHKRHLWDKAFIGGSLAATFFQGVALGAFIDGIPVVDRQFAGGSLDWLTPFTMFCGVALIVAYALLGCTWLIMKTEGPLQEKMHDLARPLAFVVLAVIGIVSIWTPLTHPEIASRWFTLPNLFWFLPVPILVLVTMYGLIRAVARNAHYTPFLLTLVLIFLGYSGLGISLWPNIIPPSVSIWDAAAPPQSQGFMLVGTLFIIPFILGYTFWSYYVFRGKVTHEDGYH; translated from the coding sequence ATGGGTATTGATCTTCCGCTGATCTGGGCCGTGATCATCATCTTCGGCATCATGATGTATGTGGTCATGGACGGCTTCGACCTGGGCATCGGCATCCTCTTTCCGTTTATCCCCGGCAAAGTCGACCGTGACGTGATGATGAACACCGTCGCGCCGGTATGGGACGGCAACGAAACCTGGCTGGTACTCGGCGGCGCAGCGTTGTTCGGCGCGTTCCCGCTGGCCTATTCAGTGGTGTTGTCGGCGTTGTACCTGCCGCTGATTTTGATGCTGATCGGGCTGATCTTCCGTGGCGTGGCCTTCGAGTTCCGTTTCAAGGCCAAGGACCACAAGCGTCACCTGTGGGACAAGGCCTTTATCGGCGGCTCGCTGGCGGCGACGTTTTTCCAAGGCGTGGCGCTCGGCGCGTTTATCGACGGCATCCCGGTGGTCGACCGCCAGTTTGCCGGTGGCTCGCTGGATTGGCTTACACCGTTCACGATGTTTTGCGGTGTGGCGTTGATCGTGGCGTATGCCTTGCTCGGCTGCACCTGGCTGATCATGAAAACCGAAGGGCCATTGCAGGAGAAGATGCACGACCTGGCGCGGCCGTTGGCTTTCGTGGTGCTGGCGGTGATCGGTATCGTGAGTATCTGGACGCCACTGACGCACCCGGAAATCGCTTCGCGCTGGTTCACCCTGCCGAACCTGTTCTGGTTCCTGCCGGTGCCGATCCTGGTGCTGGTGACCATGTACGGGCTGATTCGCGCGGTGGCTCGCAATGCGCACTACACGCCGTTCCTGCTGACGCTGGTGCTGATCTTCCTCGGCTACAGCGGACTGGGGATCAGCCTGTGGCCAAATATCATTCCGCCATCGGTGTCGATCTGGGACGCCGCCGCACCACCGCAGAGCCAGGGCTTCATGCTGGTCGGCACGTTGTTCATCATCCCGTTCATCCTGGGTTACACCTTCTGGAGCTACTACGTGTTCCGCGGCAAGGTCACCCACGAAGACGGTTATCACTAG
- a CDS encoding NCS2 family permease has protein sequence MLEKLFQLKAHNTNVRTEILAGITTFLAMAYILFVNPSILGETGMDKGAVFVATCLAAAIGSTVMGLIANYPIALAPGMGLNAFFTYTVVLHMGHTWQVALGAVFISAVLFFLLSIFRIREWIINSIPLPLRSAIAAGIGLFLALIALHNADIVVANPNTLVGMGDLTKPAPILAILGFMLIVALEALAVRGAVLIGILAVTIVSIALGVTPFGGVISMPPSLAPTFLQLDIKGALDIGLVSVIFAFLFVDLFDNSGTLIGVAKRAGLMGKDGHMPKMGRALIADSTAAMAGSLLGTSTTTSYIESAAGVSAGGRTGLTAIVVAILFLLALFFSPLAASVPAFATAPALLFVAVLMTQGLAEIDWDDITVAAPVVITALAMPFTYSIANGIAFGFIAWTAIKLLSGRYRELNPALVILSILFVIKLGWFNA, from the coding sequence ATGCTGGAAAAGCTGTTTCAACTCAAGGCACACAACACCAACGTACGGACTGAGATCCTCGCAGGCATCACGACCTTCCTGGCCATGGCCTACATCCTGTTCGTGAACCCGAGCATCCTCGGCGAGACCGGCATGGACAAGGGCGCGGTGTTCGTCGCGACCTGCCTGGCGGCGGCCATCGGTTCGACCGTGATGGGCCTGATCGCCAACTACCCGATTGCGCTCGCGCCGGGCATGGGCCTCAACGCCTTCTTCACCTACACCGTGGTGCTGCACATGGGCCACACCTGGCAAGTGGCGCTGGGTGCGGTGTTTATCTCGGCGGTGCTGTTTTTCCTGCTGTCGATCTTCCGTATCCGTGAGTGGATCATCAACAGCATCCCCCTGCCCCTGCGCTCGGCGATTGCGGCCGGTATCGGCCTGTTCCTGGCGCTGATCGCCTTGCATAACGCCGATATCGTGGTGGCTAACCCGAATACCCTGGTGGGCATGGGCGATCTGACAAAACCCGCACCGATCCTCGCCATCCTCGGCTTTATGCTGATCGTGGCCCTGGAAGCCCTGGCCGTGCGCGGTGCCGTGCTGATCGGTATCCTGGCCGTGACCATCGTTTCCATCGCGCTGGGCGTTACCCCGTTCGGTGGCGTGATATCGATGCCGCCGTCCCTGGCGCCGACGTTCCTGCAACTGGATATCAAAGGCGCGCTGGATATCGGCCTGGTCAGCGTGATCTTCGCCTTCCTGTTCGTCGACTTGTTCGACAACTCCGGCACCCTGATCGGCGTGGCCAAGCGCGCCGGCCTGATGGGCAAGGACGGCCACATGCCGAAAATGGGCCGTGCCCTGATCGCCGACAGCACCGCCGCCATGGCCGGCTCGCTGCTGGGCACCTCGACCACCACCAGCTATATCGAATCCGCTGCCGGCGTAAGCGCCGGGGGCCGCACCGGCTTAACCGCCATCGTGGTCGCGATCCTGTTCCTGCTGGCGCTGTTCTTCTCGCCATTGGCCGCCAGCGTTCCCGCCTTCGCCACCGCGCCGGCGCTGCTGTTCGTGGCGGTGCTGATGACCCAGGGCCTGGCCGAAATCGACTGGGACGACATTACTGTTGCAGCGCCGGTGGTGATCACCGCCCTGGCGATGCCCTTCACTTACTCCATCGCCAACGGCATCGCCTTCGGATTCATCGCCTGGACCGCCATCAAGCTGCTTTCGGGCCGCTATCGTGAGCTGAACCCGGCCCTGGTGATTCTGTCGATTCTGTTTGTGATCAAGCTGGGCTGGTTCAACGCATGA